The Candidatus Desulfovibrio trichonymphae region AAAAAGTGGCCCGACGTATTGCAGACACCCGCGCGGCAAAACAACGTGAGCGTGCTCTGGCATCCGAATCCCGAATCACGCTGGAAACCTTCCTCTCCAGCAGCGCTTCGGCTCAGAAAACGCTGACTCTTAACCTTGTCATCAAAGCTGATGTGCAGGGCAGTCTGGAAGCTATTGCCGAAGCACTCAACAAGCAGAGCACTGAGAAAATGCGGCTTCATATTATGCATGGAGGCGCAGGCGCTATTACAGAGTCTGATATTTTGCTGGCTTCCGCCTCACAAGCCATTATTATTGGTTTCAACGTACGACCCACGGCAAAAATTAAAGATATTGCAGAGCATGAAAATGTGGACATACGTTTCTACAATATTATTTATAAACTCGTGGATGATATCAGGAGTGCCATGACGGGCATGCTGGCGCCGGTGCAGCGTGAAGTATATCTGGGACAGGCCGCTGTGCGCAAAATCTACAGTGTGCCGAAGGTCGGCATTATTGCCGGCTCCTATGTGGAAGACGGCAAAATTGTCCGCCATGCCGGCGCGCGTCTGTTGCGCGATGGTGTTGTCATCTACACAGGCAAAATTGACTCTCTTAAGCGATTCAAGGATGACGCCAGGGAAGTAGTTAAAGGCAATGAATGCGGCGTTGGTCTTGAAAGCTTTAACGACATTAAAGATGGTGATATTATTGAGGCATTTGAGACGATAGAGGAAGCGGCGACGCTGTAGACAAAGAACGGCAGCTGCTCACATGGAATCACTGTGTCGATGCTGCAAAATACTCTTGCGGACTTTTGCGGTGTCAATTCAACAATGATCCGCTCACACGCATATTATTTATGACCAGCTGATGGCGGTTTGGCTGTGGAATTCAGCCTTGACGGCAACAAGCTCAAGGCAAAACGTCAGCTGACCAACAATCTGAAGCAAAAAATACGCAACAGATTCAATGCCGCCATCGTTGAGGCTGAAATTGAAGAAAGTCTGACGCTCGCAAACTGGCCATTGTCTCTATTTCCACAGCGAAGCTCATTTATCAAGCCGTATGGACAAGTGCGTGATGATGGCAGCGCATGGAAGCACCATCCCTAAAAAATGGTGGACAGTCAGAAATTTATGCTGCGGACTGAACTGACTCCTGTGCCGTTTCAAAACGGCGCTTCCAATATTGCTGCCGCCCTGGAAAAAGTAAACCATGTTGTCGTTGCCAGTCACATTAATCCGGACGGAGACGCAGCAGGTTCCTTGGCCGCGGCGGGACTGATTTTACGTGCCATGGGCAAAGATTTCATGCTGTACAGCAGCACCGGGCTGCCGCAATATCTCGCGTTTTTCCCAATGCCCGGCACAATTTATACAGACCTTAAACGGCCGCCGTTCACGCCGCAGGGTGCCCTGCTGCTCGACTGCGGTGAACCGCATCGTTTGGGAGGAGAGCTGGCCGATATTCTGCCAAAGCTTGCCGGCATTAATGTTGATCATCATCCTGGCGACGGGATGGGATCTTTTGCCAACTGGATCATGCCCACGGCGGCCGCAACGACGCAACTTATGGCTTATGTTGCGACAAACGCCGGTCTGCAGCTTGCAGGCGAGCTTGCGGACGCGATTGCGCTGGGTATCATCACAGATACAGGCGGCTTCCGGCACGGCAATACCGATGCAAACGTGTACTTATTAACAGCCCGTCTGCTGCAAAACGGCTGCAACCTGACTCGTCTGCGTGATTTGCTGGAAAACAACTGGACCATAGGGCACATGCGCCTATGGGCAAGGCTGATGTCCCGTGCACGCCTGGCGCGAAACGGCAGCATCGCCTTTTGCCGCGTTATGCTGCAGGACTTGCGTGAATGCCAGTCGCTTCCAGAGGATACGGAAGGCTTTGCGGAACATTTGCGGCGGCTGCGCGGCGTCAAGGTGGCCGCACTGTTACGTGAAGACGAGCCGCGTCTCTACAAATTCAGCCTGCGTTCAAACGCAAACACAGACGTACGATCCGTCGCCGCGCGTTTAGGCGGCGGCGGGCACACCAACGCGGCAGGCGGCATTCTGCAGTTACTGCCTGATCATGCTGAAAATGTCCTGCTGACTGCCGTAAGCTGTCAACTGGACAAAGAAGAAAATCCGGCAGCCCTTTCTGAAATACAAGCGATCTGATTTATTCTCCGCTTCTGCTTCTCTGATATTCAGCAATCACCTTTTCAGCGACAGGGTGCGGAGCTTCTTCATAATGGGCAAATTCCATCGTAAAAAAGCCTTGGCCTCCTGTCATGGATCGCAAATCAGGAGCAAAGCGCAACACTTCACTCATGGGAACATGCGCTTTGATTTCTGTAAGGCCACTCTGAGAATCAGAACCAAGCACCTTGCCCCGCCGCGAAGAAAGATCCCCAATCACATCGCCCATGCTGCCATCCGGTACGGAGACGGTCAACAGCACAATGGGCTCCAGCAATACAGGCTTAAGTCCTTCCATAGCCTTTTTAAACGCCAAAGAACCAGCCACTTTGAAAGCCATTTCTGAAGAATCTACAGTATGGTAGCTGCCGTCAAATACCCTGACGTGAAAATCAACCACCTGACAACCGGCTAAGAAACCGCCTCAATCCAGCAGTCGCCGAACTGACCACGCCCGCCGGACTGTTTTTTATGCCGCCCCTGAACCTGACATTTGCCGCGGACTGTTTCACGGTAAGGCACTTTGGGCGTTTTGAGCACAATGTCAACCTTGAAGCGACGTTTTGCCTTTTCCACCGAAAGTTCAATATGCAACTGTCCCATGCCCGAAAGCAGTATCTCTCCGGTTTCCTCGTCACGAGCGAGCTTCAGGGTAATGTCCTCGTCCAGCAGACGCTGAATTGTGGTATATACCTTGTCTTCCTCCCCCTTTTTCTTGGGGGCAAGTGCATATGTGATCAATTGTGGCGGCAGTTTTGGAATGGGCTGCGCAAAGGGCGCCT contains the following coding sequences:
- a CDS encoding DUF503 family protein translates to MEFSLDGNKLKAKRQLTNNLKQKIRNRFNAAIVEAEIEESLTLANWPLSLFPQRSSFIKPYGQVRDDGSAWKHHP
- a CDS encoding DHH family phosphoesterase, yielding MLRTELTPVPFQNGASNIAAALEKVNHVVVASHINPDGDAAGSLAAAGLILRAMGKDFMLYSSTGLPQYLAFFPMPGTIYTDLKRPPFTPQGALLLDCGEPHRLGGELADILPKLAGINVDHHPGDGMGSFANWIMPTAAATTQLMAYVATNAGLQLAGELADAIALGIITDTGGFRHGNTDANVYLLTARLLQNGCNLTRLRDLLENNWTIGHMRLWARLMSRARLARNGSIAFCRVMLQDLRECQSLPEDTEGFAEHLRRLRGVKVAALLREDEPRLYKFSLRSNANTDVRSVAARLGGGGHTNAAGGILQLLPDHAENVLLTAVSCQLDKEENPAALSEIQAI